The sequence below is a genomic window from Pseudomonadota bacterium.
CATTTCATCGCCATACCGAAGGCGAGCTGGCAGGCGACGCCCATGCTCACGGCGCTGCCCATGCAGCTGATCGCCTACTACGCCGCGGACCACAAGGGAACGGACGTCGACCAGCCGCGCAACCTGGCAAAGAGCGTCACCGTTGAATAAATTCCAAGCACCGAATCCCAATGATCAAATAAATTTCAAATTCCAATAATCAATGACCAAACGGTTCTGTTTGGGATTTGGTGCTTGATCATTGGTGCTTATTTGGTCATTGGTGCTTGGCCATTGGTGCTTATTTGGTGATTGGTGCTTGATCATTGGTGCTTATTTGGTCATTGGTGCTTGGGAATTGGAATTTCATTTTATGGAACTCAATTTTCAACAGCAGCAGGCGGTTGAACACGGCGAGGGCCCTCTGTTGATCCTGGCGGGGCCGGGCTCCGGGAAGACCCGCGTTCTGACGAGCAGGATAGCGGGCATGGTGGAGAGCGGCGCCGCCCATCCCTCGCAGATACTCGCGGTCACCTTCACGAACAAGGCGGCCGAGCAGATGCGCACGCGGGTGGAGAGGCTCGTGGGCCCCGCAGCCCGAGAGATCTCCATGGGGACCTTCCACTCGGTGTGCCTGAGGCTCCTCCGCAGCCACAGCGAGCGGGCGGGGCTGCCGGAGAGGTTCGTGGTCTACGACGACTCGGACCAGCTCTCACTCGTGAAGGAGTGCATGGCGACTCTGGACATCGACCGCGAGAGGATGCCGCCGCGCGCGGTCCTGGAGAGGATAAGCCGCGCCAAGGACTCGTGCCAGGGGCCGGAGGAGTTCGCGGCGGGCGCGGGCGGCAACCCGTACCTCGCGCGTGTGGCTCAGCTCTACTCGCTGTACCAGAGGAGGCTTTCCGAGCTCGCGGCCGCCGATTTCGGCGACCTCATCAGGCTCGCGGTGAAGATACTCGAGGGTGACTCCTCGCTGCTCGAGTCTTACCGCAGGCGCTGGCGGCACATACTCGTGGACGAGTACCAGGACACGAACCACGCGCAGTACAGGTTCGTCTCCGCCCTGGCCCGCGATCACCGCAACATCTGCGTTGTGGGCGACGACGACCAGTCCATATACCGATGGCGCGGGGCGGACATACAGAACATCCTGCGCTTCGAGCACGACTTTCCCGGCGCCAGGGTGATAAGGCTCGAGCAGAACTACCGGTCCACCGCCGCCATACTCGCGGCGGCCTCGTCCGTCGTCTCGCGCAACGCGGGCCGCAAGGCCAAGGAGATATGGACCGAGAAGGGCGCGGGCGCGAAGGTGGAGGTCCTCTCCTGCGAATCCGAGAAACGGGAGGCGGAGGCGGTGGCCGCCAGGATCGAGGAAGCGGTCAGGGCCGGGCGCCGCTACAGCGACCACGCGGTCTTCTACCGCATCAACGCGCAGTCGAGGCCGCTCGAGGAGGTGTTCCGCGAAAGGGGGATGCCCTACAGGATCTACGGGGGCATCCGCTTCTATGAGCGGGCCGAGATAAAGGACGTGCTCGCCTACCTTCGGCTCCTGTTGGACCGATGCGACGACGTGGGGCTCCTGCGGGTTATAAACTCGCCCGCGAGGGGGCTCGGCAGGACCACGGTGGAGAGGCTCAAGTCCTTCGCCGCGGAGATGGGCTCGTGCATCTTCGACGCGATAGGGCCCTTCGTCGATGCGGGCATCCCGCGCGGCGCCCAGTCGAAGAGGCTCCTCGAGTTCAGGGACGTCATCGAGGCGCTCTCCGATGGGGCGCTCGAGAGGCCGATGCCGGAGCTGACGCGCGACCTGCTGGATCGCACCGGCTACGTGGAGGCGCTCGTGGTCGAGTCCACCATCGAGTCGGAGGCGCGCATCGAGAACATAAACGAGATGGTCGCCGCGGTGGAGGAGTTTGCGCCTGCTCCCGGATCGCCCGCCCTCGTGCAGTTCCTCGACCAGGTGGCTCTCATCTCCGATGCGGACGCGATAGACGACGAGAGGGGCGCGGTGACGATGATGACGCTGCACATCGCCAAGGGCCTCGAATTTCCGTCGGTCTATATGGTGGGCCTCGAGGAG
It includes:
- a CDS encoding UvrD-helicase domain-containing protein — encoded protein: MELNFQQQQAVEHGEGPLLILAGPGSGKTRVLTSRIAGMVESGAAHPSQILAVTFTNKAAEQMRTRVERLVGPAAREISMGTFHSVCLRLLRSHSERAGLPERFVVYDDSDQLSLVKECMATLDIDRERMPPRAVLERISRAKDSCQGPEEFAAGAGGNPYLARVAQLYSLYQRRLSELAAADFGDLIRLAVKILEGDSSLLESYRRRWRHILVDEYQDTNHAQYRFVSALARDHRNICVVGDDDQSIYRWRGADIQNILRFEHDFPGARVIRLEQNYRSTAAILAAASSVVSRNAGRKAKEIWTEKGAGAKVEVLSCESEKREAEAVAARIEEAVRAGRRYSDHAVFYRINAQSRPLEEVFRERGMPYRIYGGIRFYERAEIKDVLAYLRLLLDRCDDVGLLRVINSPARGLGRTTVERLKSFAAEMGSCIFDAIGPFVDAGIPRGAQSKRLLEFRDVIEALSDGALERPMPELTRDLLDRTGYVEALVVESTIESEARIENINEMVAAVEEFAPAPGSPALVQFLDQVALISDADAIDDERGAVTMMTLHIAKGLEFPSVYMVGLEEGLLPHARSTDDPDELEEERRLCYVGMTRAMDRLTLAHAFRRSHFGQSRYNVASRFLDDLPHEHSVRIPVGLGFSTRCAFPGPGSRVPNSESRFPSHGFPSPESRVPDPDFDFDQRPPDEREGLARGMRVRHPTFGFGIVKAVAPSSAGQKVTVEFRGGVTKKLIAELANLIPA